The proteins below are encoded in one region of Candidatus Thiodiazotropha sp. LNASS1:
- the rng gene encoding ribonuclease G: MSEEILINVTPPETRVAVIENGAVQEVIIERYGKRGLVGNVYKGKVCRVLPGMQAAFVDIGLERAAFLHVSDIGETTDKPKTDNIHELLREGDYVIVQVLKDPIGTKGARLTTNISIPSRHLVFMPSLGNMGISQRIEAEDERQRLRELLNQVAEAGEISGGYIARTAAEGVDELSLQADMRFLARLWSSIQEKSKLHNGIELIHEDLSLPLRSLRDLVGPDVEKVRIDSKETHQKAITFAQKFIPDIKQFIEYYPGQRPLFDLYGVEDEIQKALERKVQLKSGGHLVIDQTEAMTTIDVNTGAFVGHRNLEETIFKTNLEAAQAICRHLRLRNLGGIIIIDFIDMLDPEHRRQVLRALEKCLAHDHARTQITEVSSLGLVEMTRKRIRESLEHVLCEPCPCCGGRGSMKTAETTCYEIFREILRESRQFDVESLLVLASQEVIDRLLDEESTHLAELEQFIGHPIKLQVEMLYTQEHYDVVLV; encoded by the coding sequence ATGAGTGAAGAGATATTGATAAATGTGACACCGCCCGAGACTCGGGTTGCGGTAATCGAGAACGGTGCGGTGCAAGAGGTGATCATCGAACGCTACGGCAAGCGTGGTCTGGTCGGCAATGTCTATAAGGGCAAGGTATGCCGGGTATTGCCCGGTATGCAGGCGGCATTTGTCGATATCGGTCTGGAGCGGGCGGCGTTCCTGCACGTTTCCGATATAGGGGAAACAACCGACAAGCCCAAGACGGACAACATCCATGAACTGTTGCGCGAAGGCGACTATGTGATCGTGCAGGTACTGAAGGATCCCATCGGCACAAAGGGCGCCCGCCTGACGACCAATATCTCCATACCTTCACGCCATCTGGTATTTATGCCTTCACTGGGGAATATGGGCATTTCGCAGCGAATCGAGGCCGAGGATGAGCGCCAGCGCCTGCGTGAACTGTTGAACCAAGTGGCCGAGGCGGGGGAGATATCCGGTGGCTACATCGCCCGTACCGCGGCCGAGGGCGTCGATGAGCTCTCGTTGCAAGCGGATATGCGATTCCTGGCGCGTCTCTGGTCGTCGATTCAGGAGAAGAGCAAGTTGCATAATGGTATCGAGTTGATCCATGAAGACCTCTCTCTGCCCCTGCGCTCGCTTCGCGACCTGGTCGGTCCCGATGTGGAGAAGGTGCGTATCGATTCCAAGGAGACCCACCAAAAGGCGATCACCTTCGCGCAGAAATTCATCCCCGACATCAAACAGTTTATCGAGTATTACCCGGGTCAGCGGCCGCTGTTTGATCTGTACGGGGTCGAAGATGAGATTCAGAAGGCCCTGGAACGCAAGGTGCAGCTCAAATCGGGTGGCCATCTGGTGATCGATCAGACCGAAGCGATGACCACTATCGATGTCAATACCGGGGCCTTCGTAGGCCATAGAAATTTAGAGGAGACCATATTCAAGACAAACCTGGAGGCGGCGCAAGCTATCTGCCGACATCTGCGTCTGAGAAACCTGGGTGGCATCATTATTATCGATTTTATCGATATGCTTGATCCCGAACACCGACGACAGGTATTGCGTGCCCTGGAGAAGTGCCTGGCTCATGATCATGCGCGTACGCAAATCACCGAGGTCTCCTCCCTTGGGCTGGTGGAGATGACCCGTAAACGCATTCGTGAATCCCTGGAACATGTACTCTGCGAACCCTGTCCCTGCTGCGGTGGCAGGGGTTCCATGAAAACGGCTGAGACAACCTGCTACGAGATCTTCAGGGAGATTCTCCGGGAGTCGCGCCAATTCGATGTGGAGTCACTGCTGGTGCTGGCATCGCAAGAGGTGATCGACAGGCTCCTGGACGAGGAATCCACTCATCTGGCGGAGCTGGAGCAGTTTATCGGACATCCAATCAAGCTGCAGGTGGAGATGCTTTACACCCAGGAGCACTATGACGTCGTGCTGGTGTGA
- a CDS encoding YhdP family protein: protein MLTVAKYLHARFWQSLAWLVIVAALLISALRLIVPLIDLDPYRRQIERVAEEGAGVDLKIGDMKAQVKGIHLALNFTDVSVLDEKSSEPLLYAPEVLVNIQLLESLISGRLRLGEATVIGTKLKLERFSDGSVALQGMGGVSEGDPDTVAAILLGQNQLRLLDTEIHLKSAIPDQPPLRLSGVNLELRNDGLRHQLSLSTRIGKRGEESVRLIADLLQKDASSLAMSGEFYFRCEGLVIGGRLPEWMPPSYTIDEGELEVELWGDLRQGELQNLRGKGQLSDFRITGPGRTEPFALARLSTGLEWKRLHDGWHLELDQLDIEQAHGEWPTEQVRITWQLLEQQQTRFELSADALSLKELNDFLAIQRLPNPALHAALGGLSPQGRLSRLEFGFLKPRQGDLTWHLKGEVDGYAHQPWQDVPGVSGLKLAFDGDQAGGWLRVDSSNLMLDSPNLFRKPLHARRAMGDFAWKFDLEKGLHLNSDHVQMSSPDVKTLSRIDLQIPFTGKDLFIDMQSDFWDADGSRKSDYLPVGIMPDELVSWLDKAVVSGYVKSGSFLLYGPLSEFPFLQHQGRFEVWFGVEDLILDYMSQWPRLSEGVAEVHFVNNGLQVILQEGMLLNSQLQDVAIEIERLKEASPVKIQGTATGSLQDLMAILGDTPLRSDFHAFVDAVEVDGATKTWVDLAIPLNKRDQLKIEGAVSFDQSALTIKKADLKIDRISGRLQFNRTGVMGKGIRARLLGDEIDLDVMPYSHEGEHWTRVKAHMPINLARLKQQFPEWKLDYFLGVGEGDVEVRIAHHESQVPVRLNLNSDLQGISITMPKPLGKAAESKVKFDMGADLRRDESTELRVRYDEKTHALFRFFEAREKPWIAAIGFSQEALSLEDAEGFHMSGHLERLNADSWISWVAQQAASGRGGPPTITMDLRVDELIALGTACPDTRFTYKNYADGYRINLTSETAQGMMQVPGQLDQQPIFGRFDYIKFDLEELARGITGQGDEQRQMTDLDPRDVPAINLTVEDLYINDNPMGKGYITWRKEADGITVDSLALVGDMVDLTGQGYWRLTPKGHSTSLNLKLHTNSLGDLQHALGIATGIEQAPTDVKAELYWPTSPLEMGAEKLYGSISLKVDKGLVNNVDPGVGRLIGLFSLNALGKRLALDFSDLFSKGLAFDSIEGNFTINDGDAYTSDLVMKSTAAVVDVRGRTGLATRSYDQKVVVTPNVSATLPLLGTLAINPTAGVALAMTQKLIGRLFDRIAMRTYEVTGSWDEPQFIQVNKSQEDTRGRALMPEMPGE, encoded by the coding sequence ATGCTGACTGTCGCTAAGTACCTTCACGCCAGGTTCTGGCAATCCCTGGCTTGGCTGGTGATCGTAGCTGCGCTGTTGATCAGTGCATTGCGCCTGATTGTACCCCTCATCGATCTTGATCCCTATCGGCGGCAGATAGAGCGTGTCGCCGAAGAGGGGGCGGGTGTTGATCTGAAGATCGGCGATATGAAGGCCCAGGTGAAGGGTATTCACCTGGCACTCAATTTTACCGATGTCAGCGTGCTCGATGAGAAGAGCAGTGAACCCCTGCTGTATGCCCCGGAGGTATTGGTCAACATACAGCTATTGGAAAGCCTCATCTCAGGTCGCCTGCGACTGGGTGAAGCCACTGTCATAGGGACCAAGCTAAAGCTTGAACGATTCTCGGATGGTAGCGTGGCACTACAGGGTATGGGTGGAGTGAGCGAGGGGGATCCGGATACCGTGGCGGCCATCCTGCTGGGACAGAATCAACTGCGTTTGCTGGATACCGAGATCCACCTGAAAAGCGCCATCCCTGACCAGCCTCCGCTCAGACTCTCCGGGGTTAATTTGGAACTGCGTAACGACGGATTGCGCCACCAACTCTCACTCAGCACACGTATCGGTAAACGTGGGGAGGAGTCGGTTCGACTGATCGCCGATCTGCTGCAGAAGGATGCGTCATCGCTGGCGATGAGCGGTGAATTCTATTTCAGATGCGAAGGGCTGGTGATAGGTGGGCGGCTGCCTGAGTGGATGCCTCCCTCCTATACCATTGACGAGGGTGAACTTGAGGTTGAGCTGTGGGGTGATCTCCGGCAGGGCGAGCTGCAGAATCTGCGTGGAAAAGGCCAGCTGAGCGACTTTCGAATTACGGGACCGGGACGAACTGAACCTTTCGCTTTGGCACGGCTTTCAACCGGGCTTGAATGGAAACGCTTGCATGATGGTTGGCATCTGGAGCTCGACCAGCTTGATATAGAGCAAGCCCATGGGGAATGGCCAACCGAGCAGGTGCGGATCACCTGGCAGCTATTGGAACAGCAGCAGACGCGTTTTGAACTGAGCGCGGATGCCCTGTCATTGAAGGAGTTGAATGACTTTTTAGCGATTCAGAGACTACCCAATCCAGCGTTGCATGCGGCACTCGGAGGGCTGTCGCCTCAGGGAAGACTGAGTCGTCTCGAGTTTGGGTTTCTCAAGCCCCGTCAGGGTGACCTCACCTGGCATTTGAAAGGGGAGGTCGATGGCTATGCGCACCAGCCATGGCAGGATGTACCAGGTGTGAGCGGATTGAAACTGGCCTTCGATGGCGACCAGGCAGGGGGTTGGTTGAGAGTCGATAGCAGCAATCTGATGCTCGATTCACCGAATCTGTTCCGCAAGCCCCTGCATGCACGACGCGCAATGGGTGACTTCGCATGGAAATTTGATCTCGAAAAGGGGCTGCATCTCAACAGCGATCATGTGCAGATGAGTTCCCCGGATGTTAAGACGCTCTCCCGCATCGATCTGCAGATACCCTTCACCGGCAAGGACCTGTTCATTGATATGCAATCCGATTTCTGGGATGCGGATGGTTCGCGAAAGAGTGACTATCTTCCTGTTGGGATTATGCCTGACGAACTGGTCTCCTGGCTCGATAAGGCGGTAGTGAGCGGCTATGTGAAATCGGGTAGCTTTCTACTCTATGGCCCACTCAGTGAGTTTCCTTTCCTCCAGCATCAAGGCCGATTCGAGGTCTGGTTCGGTGTCGAGGACCTGATTCTCGACTATATGAGCCAATGGCCGCGGCTGTCGGAGGGGGTGGCAGAGGTCCATTTTGTCAATAATGGATTGCAGGTGATACTGCAGGAGGGCATGCTGCTGAACAGTCAGCTGCAGGATGTGGCAATTGAAATCGAAAGATTGAAGGAGGCCTCTCCTGTAAAGATTCAGGGAACGGCAACTGGATCATTGCAGGATCTGATGGCGATTCTGGGCGATACCCCGCTACGCAGTGATTTTCATGCTTTCGTCGATGCGGTGGAGGTGGATGGGGCGACCAAGACCTGGGTCGATCTGGCGATACCGCTCAACAAGCGGGATCAGTTGAAGATAGAAGGCGCGGTCAGTTTTGATCAATCCGCGTTAACCATCAAGAAGGCCGATCTCAAGATCGACCGGATCAGCGGCAGACTTCAATTCAACCGTACAGGAGTAATGGGGAAAGGTATTAGGGCCAGGCTGCTGGGAGACGAAATTGACCTGGATGTCATGCCCTACAGTCATGAGGGTGAACATTGGACCCGGGTGAAGGCCCACATGCCTATCAATCTGGCGCGCCTGAAACAACAGTTTCCGGAGTGGAAGCTTGATTATTTTCTGGGTGTCGGCGAGGGCGATGTTGAAGTCAGGATTGCCCATCATGAGAGCCAGGTGCCGGTCAGGCTGAATCTCAATTCTGACCTGCAGGGAATATCGATAACGATGCCGAAACCCCTCGGTAAAGCAGCCGAGTCAAAGGTGAAATTCGATATGGGCGCCGATTTGCGCCGTGATGAATCCACGGAGTTGAGAGTCCGGTATGATGAAAAAACCCATGCCTTGTTCCGCTTTTTCGAGGCGCGGGAAAAACCCTGGATTGCCGCTATCGGATTTTCCCAGGAAGCACTGTCGCTGGAGGATGCGGAAGGCTTCCACATGAGCGGCCATCTGGAGAGGCTGAACGCGGACAGCTGGATCAGCTGGGTCGCACAGCAAGCTGCTTCGGGCCGGGGCGGTCCGCCAACCATTACCATGGATTTGCGGGTGGACGAGCTCATAGCACTGGGCACAGCCTGTCCCGATACCCGATTCACCTACAAAAACTATGCGGACGGCTATCGGATCAATCTGACATCCGAGACAGCTCAGGGCATGATGCAGGTGCCGGGTCAACTCGATCAGCAACCCATCTTCGGTCGTTTTGATTATATTAAATTCGATCTTGAGGAGCTGGCGAGAGGGATTACCGGGCAAGGGGATGAGCAGCGCCAGATGACGGACCTCGATCCCAGGGATGTGCCCGCCATCAATCTCACAGTGGAAGACCTCTACATCAACGATAATCCTATGGGTAAAGGCTATATCACCTGGAGAAAGGAGGCCGATGGAATCACTGTCGATAGCCTGGCCCTGGTCGGAGACATGGTTGATCTCACCGGACAGGGGTATTGGCGCCTGACACCCAAGGGTCACAGTACCTCACTGAATCTGAAGTTGCATACAAACAGCCTGGGTGACCTCCAGCACGCCTTGGGAATCGCTACCGGTATCGAGCAGGCTCCCACTGATGTCAAGGCAGAACTCTACTGGCCCACGTCGCCACTGGAGATGGGGGCGGAAAAGCTCTACGGCAGTATATCGCTGAAGGTGGATAAGGGACTGGTGAACAATGTCGATCCTGGTGTCGGCCGACTTATCGGCCTGTTCAGTCTCAATGCGTTAGGCAAGCGCCTCGCCCTCGATTTTTCCGATCTGTTTTCCAAAGGATTGGCATTTGATTCGATAGAAGGTAATTTCACGATCAACGATGGCGATGCCTATACCTCGGATCTGGTCATGAAGAGTACCGCTGCGGTTGTCGATGTACGTGGACGCACCGGCTTGGCGACCCGGTCCTACGACCAAAAGGTTGTAGTCACACCTAATGTCAGTGCCACCCTGCCACTGCTGGGTACACTGGCGATTAATCCTACCGCAGGTGTGGCGCTGGCAATGACTCAAAAATTGATAGGCCGGCTGTTCGACCGGATTGCCATGCGCACCTATGAAGTCACCGGCAGTTGGGATGAACCCCAGTTTATCCAAGTCAATAAGAGTCAAGAGGATACGCGCGGAAGGGCATTAATGCCGGAGATGCCGGGCGAATGA
- the rlmH gene encoding 23S rRNA (pseudouridine(1915)-N(3))-methyltransferase RlmH encodes MNIYLISVGNRMPRWVAEGYEEYARRLPAECTLQLIEIAAGHRGKNADIARAMRDEGERMLKSIPKGCQVLALDVTGSAWSTERLAGKLEQWMSGGRDIALLVGGPEGLAPECLQRADGRWSLSPLTLPHPLVRVVVSEQLYRAWSMIRNHPYHRAG; translated from the coding sequence ATGAATATCTATCTGATATCCGTGGGAAACCGCATGCCACGCTGGGTTGCTGAGGGGTATGAGGAGTATGCACGCCGATTACCTGCTGAATGTACCTTGCAGCTGATCGAGATCGCAGCGGGCCATCGTGGTAAGAACGCCGATATTGCACGGGCGATGCGTGATGAGGGCGAACGGATGCTCAAGTCAATCCCCAAGGGCTGCCAGGTACTGGCGCTGGATGTCACCGGCAGCGCTTGGAGTACGGAACGCTTGGCGGGCAAGCTTGAGCAGTGGATGTCGGGTGGCCGCGATATCGCATTGCTGGTGGGTGGACCCGAAGGATTGGCGCCAGAGTGTCTGCAACGGGCGGATGGACGGTGGTCCCTGTCTCCTCTGACCCTTCCCCACCCCCTGGTCAGGGTGGTGGTGTCCGAGCAGTTGTACCGGGCCTGGAGTATGATACGCAACCACCCATACCATCGGGCAGGGTAG
- a CDS encoding nucleoside triphosphate pyrophosphatase encodes MKENPVIYLASRSPRRRALLSQIGISHALLEIDIDEQQRPDEEPIAYVLRLAREKAEAGAGLAAGGESLPVLAADTSVVVENRVLGKPMDRDHGLWMLKQLSGRTHQVYTAVALDWRGVEMELSHSEVSFRVLSEAEMTAYWATGEPADKAGGYAIQGVGARFVSMLHGSYSGVMGLPLFETAELLSRNGIQFDNENKSVIDV; translated from the coding sequence ATGAAGGAGAATCCTGTCATCTACCTGGCGTCCCGCTCGCCTCGCCGGAGGGCATTGCTGAGCCAGATCGGCATCAGCCACGCCCTGCTCGAGATCGATATTGATGAACAGCAGCGGCCTGATGAAGAGCCGATAGCCTATGTGTTGCGCCTGGCGAGGGAGAAGGCAGAGGCGGGGGCCGGACTGGCCGCGGGGGGTGAATCTTTGCCGGTACTGGCCGCTGACACTAGCGTTGTGGTTGAGAACAGGGTGCTGGGTAAGCCAATGGACAGAGACCATGGGTTGTGGATGCTGAAACAGTTGTCGGGCAGGACCCATCAGGTCTATACCGCGGTGGCGCTGGATTGGCGGGGTGTTGAAATGGAGCTAAGTCACAGCGAGGTCAGCTTCAGGGTGCTGAGCGAGGCGGAAATGACAGCCTATTGGGCTACGGGCGAACCCGCCGATAAAGCGGGAGGTTATGCCATCCAGGGGGTTGGGGCGCGCTTTGTCAGTATGTTGCATGGGAGTTATTCGGGGGTGATGGGATTGCCCCTGTTCGAGACAGCGGAATTACTTAGCCGCAACGGCATCCAATTTGATAATGAAAATAAGAGCGTAATTGATGTATGA